The following coding sequences are from one Lycium ferocissimum isolate CSIRO_LF1 chromosome 3, AGI_CSIRO_Lferr_CH_V1, whole genome shotgun sequence window:
- the LOC132049188 gene encoding cytochrome P450 98A2-like yields the protein MALPLVLSVSIFLIFLCYKLYHLLTSKLPPGPWPWPLIGNLFDIKPVRFRCFAEWAQIYGPIFSFYVGSQLNVVVNNAELAKEVLKDNDQHLASRFRTKPLENVSKNGMDLIWADYGPHYVKVRKVCNLELFTPKRLEALRPIREDEVTAMVENIFRDSTKSCNVSKILMLRSYLGSVAFNNVTRLTFGKRFVNSQGEVEEQGEELKAIVTNGIKIAGKFNLGEFVPWLRWVFKDDNNALEVQDRRLDKFTRIIMEEHTLARKKTGETKQHFVDALLTLQKEYDLSDDTVIGLLWDMITAGMDTIAITVEWAMAELVKNPRVQQKVQEELDRVIGSDRIVNETDISKLSYLQYVVKESLRLHPPTPLMLPHMAGNNAKVGGYNIPKGSVVHVNVWALGREPRIWKDPLQFWPERFMKEDVDMKGHDYRLLPFGSGRRTCPGTNLAINLVTSMLAHLLHHFVWSLPSGVEVEDVDMMESPGTVTYMQTPLHVVPTPRLPLHLYTHVE from the exons ATGGCTCTTCCTTTAGTACTCTCCGTATCtatatttctcatattcttaTGTTACAAGCTCTACCACCTGCTCACGTCCAAGCTGCCGCCAGGGCCTTGGCCGTGGCCGCTCATCGGAAACCTCTTCGACATAAAGCCGGTGAGGTTCCGGTGCTTCGCCGAATGGGCCCAAATTTATGGGCCCATCTTTTCTTTTTACGTTGGATCACAGCTAAATGTGGTGGTGAATAATGCGGAACTTGCGAAAGAAGTTCTTAAAGACAATGACCAACATTTGGCCAGCAGGTTTAGAACTAAGCCTCTTGAAAATGTAAGTAAAAATGGGATGGATTTAATTTGGGCAGATTATGGACCTCATTATGTGAAAGTAAGGAAGGTTTGTAATCTTGAGCTTTTTACTCCAAAAAGACTTGAAGCTCTTAGACCTATTAGAGAAGATGAAGTTACTGCCATGGTTGAGAACATTTTCAGAGACTCTACTAAGTCTT GCAATGTCAGTAAAATCTTGATGCTAAGGAGCTATTTGGGATCAGTAGCATTCAACAACGTAACAAGGCTAACATTTGGTAAGAGATTTGTGAATTCACAAGgtgaagttgaagagcaagGTGAAGAGCTCAAAGCCATTGTAACCAATGGGATTAAAATTGCGGGAAAGTTTAATTTGGGAGAATTTGTGCCATGGCTACGTTGGGTTTTTAAAGATGATAATAATGCTCTTGAGGTACAAGACAGGCGTTTGGATAAATTTACAAGAATTATAATGGAAGAACACACACTTGCTAGGAAGAAAACTGGAGAAACTAAACAACACTTTGTTGATGCTTTGCTTACCCTTCAGAAGGAGTATGATCTTAGTGATGACACTGTTATTGGCCTTCTTTGG GATATGATAACAGCAGGGATGGACACAATAGCCATTACTGTTGAATGGGCTATGGCAGAATTGGTAAAGAATCCAAGAGTTCAACAAAAGGTCCAAGAGGAGCTAGACCGGGTTATCGGGTCGGATCGGATTGTAAATGAAACAGATATCTCCAAACTCTCCTATCTACAATATGTAGTCAAAGAATCGCTAAGGTTGCACCCTCCAACTCCCCTAATGCTGCCTCACATGGCCG GTAACAATGCTAAAGTGGGTGGTTACAACATTCCAAAAGGTTCAGTTGTACATGTTAATGTATGGGCCTTAGGTCGTGAACCTAGAATTTGGAAAGACCCTTTACAATTTTGGCCAGAAAGATTCATGAAAGAGGATGTTGACATGAAGGGGCATGACTATAGGTTATTACCATTCGGTTCTGGTAGACGTACATGTCCAGGGACGAACCTTGCAATTAATTTGGTCACGTCTATGTTAGCCCACTTGTTGCACCATTTTGTTTGGTCATTGCCTTCAGGTGTCGAGGTTGAAGATGTTGATATGATGGAGAGTCCTGGTACCGTCACTTACATGCAAACTCCATTACATGTTGTTCCTACTCCTCGGTTGCCTCTACACTTGTACACACATGTTGAATGA
- the LOC132049192 gene encoding 70 kDa peptidyl-prolyl isomerase-like yields the protein MLTVLLMFLDYLVHYRVKLQDGEFFDSSYDRGKPFTFKVGQGEVIKGWDQGIATMKKSDRAIFTIPPNLAYGETGSPPLIPPNSTLVFEIELVSWNSVRDITGDGGILKKVIKEGAGWATPRDVDGVLVKYVASSADGKTLSKSDDGVEFSLLEGYLYPAMTKSLKTMRKGEIAELTVKPAYYLDDVGIGKLQSNSNMTIHLELISCMEKCC from the exons ATGCTGACTGTTTTATTGATGTTTTTGGATTATTTAGTTCATTACAGAGTGAAACTTCAAGATGGAGAGTTTTTTGATTCAAGCTATGATAGAGGGAAGCCTTTTACGTTCAAGGTAGGACAAG GTGAAGTTATTAAAGGATGGGATCAAGGAATTGCTACAATGAAAAAAAGTGACAGGGCAATTTTCACAATTCCGCCAAATTTGGCTTATGGAGAAACTGGTTCTCCCCCTCTTATTCCTCCCAATTCAACACTTGTTTTTGAAATAGAATTGGTCTCTTGGAATTCAGTTAGAGATATCACTGGAGATGGAGGAATATTGAAGAAAGTAATTAAGGAAGGTGCAGGATGGGCTACACCTAGAGATGTGGATGGAGTACTAG TGAAGTATGTAGCAAGCTCTGCAGATGGAAAAACTCTGTCAAAATCTGATGATGGTGTTGAGTTTTCTTTATTGGAAG GTTACTTATATCCAGCCATGACGAAATCCTTGAAGACAATGAGAAAAGGAGAAATAGCTGAGTTAACTGTGAAGCCAGCTT ATTATTTGGATGATGTTGGAATTGGAAAATTGCAATCAAATTCGAATATGACAATTCATCTTGagctgatatcatgcatggaaaagtgttgttga